Within Vicia villosa cultivar HV-30 ecotype Madison, WI linkage group LG1, Vvil1.0, whole genome shotgun sequence, the genomic segment AAAGAATTCCTCGAGCAATCCCTTTTATGATACTAAACCGTTCGGGCCAAGTTAATGGTTTTTGCTTCTTTGAATCTGCAAATAGTGATCAAATCCAAACACATGAGATTGAATTGTAGAATGCGAAACTTAAACTAAAGTTTGAAACAAATTTCAAAGTATCATACCAAATAGGAAGTGATCAAGACTTTTGTTAGGCACATATTCATAGATAAGTATCTTTTCTTGTTCTTCAAGGCAAAATCCGATTAACCTCACCAAATTTCTGTGTTGAAGTTTGGCTATTAACATGACTTCATTTTTGAATTCTTCTGCTCCTTGACCTGATGTTTTGGACAACCTCTTCACAGCTATTTCTTGTCCACTAGAAAGAATTCCCTAAAACTAGAAAACATCAGAAGAaacgaaagaaaaaaaatgcattGATGATTTATTCATCATCACATTCATATTACTACCTTGAAAACTTGTCCATATCCACCTCTGCCTATTTTGCTATCATCAGAAAACATATCTGTTGCTATTTCAATTGTAGCAAAATCGAATTCCAGTGACTCCGAGTTATTAAATTCGAGCACAACTACATCATAGTTCACAAAGTGCATTTTGATAAACAATTAATAAAGCCTAATTGTTAAAGATAATATAGGTTTATTGCATAATGAGTATTGACATTACGATTTTCTCTGTCACTGGGTTTGCTGGCTTTGCGTCTCTTCTTCGATTTGATCCATAACAAACAGCAGCCAATGCAAGAAATCGCCACCAAAATGACAACCAAAATAGCAATGATGGCAGTCACATGTGTTGGAATATTTCTTCCTCCTGCCAAACATTATCATATTGACATTAATTCCACACACCATTAAAATTTGTTAACTCTCCACAAATCCTAACTCAACTGTCACAAGCCAATATTACTATGTTGAACACCATCACCAAGGTTCTAATCTTAATACTTAAGATTGTGTGACTTTCTAGTGGTTATTACCATTTTGTCTATAGACTAAAAAAATTTAACTAATACGAATGTGATAACGAAGGTTTCAATGTCTAAGCGACTATAATGCAACATCAACTGTATTTGATCACAGTTCTTCACATTAAAAGAAGGTTTGTGGCCGTAATAAGGTCGCGACATCAAGATTTTTGAAGTCTCTACAATCCGCCTGAGCTCTTTTAATTTCAATTCTTCCTAATAACAAGAATTGAAATGCAATTGCGACCGTTAGTGCAATTTGAAAAAGTCTAAGATATAAAGACACTTTAGCGCGTCTGAGATAAACGCGCTATTAAGGTAGATTAAGAAAATCTTGACACATGACAATTCATAAAACATTAGAATAAAGAGAACTGACCATTAACTGAAGTTGATATCGATGCAGAAGTTCCCGAATGCTGATAAAACGGATATGTCTCATACCTAACAAAACAACTCGGAAACAAAACAGTTTCACCTATGCTACCACCACAACAAGTCTTAGGAAACTCATCCACTGCATCACCGACGCACCGCCTACAGTCACCGGTCGACAAGTCCGGCGTACACTGAGCAAGACCATAAAGCGTCACACTATCAGAAGCATTTTCTTGCTTAACAGCATATTTGTTAAAACCAGAAAGAGAAACCGCAGCTTCTTTCGGAAGTTCATTCAAAACAGATCTCAAACCAGCATAAAAGCCTCTACTATGTAACAAACCAGGGTCTCCCATTGGAATCTCGATCTTGTACCTAGGCCATGTTTCCATTTTGGAGAAAATGAATCTATATGAATATCTTAATAAACACTCGTTGTACCAGATAACAGCTTCTTTTGAAGAAGGACACGATGATGGAATCTTAAGCGTCGCAAAACCAACACACTCTCTGCATAAAGCGAATGGAACATCTCCACGACACATGTAGAGACCGTAGACTTTGTCTGAACCGTTTCCGGATGTTGTGTTGAAGAATCTAACATCGTTGATTACGTTGGAAGAGAGGGAGGAGAGAAGGGTTTTGAGATTTGAATGGAAAGTGGTGTTTGGTGAGAATGTTTTTGTGTTTGTGCAGGTAACGTTGTTGAAGACAGATGCAGAGGTTTTTGTTATGGTTAAGGTAAGAGTGGTGAGAAGAAGAATTTGGAGTGTTAGATTCTTTGCTAATATTTTGGTAATCATGCTGCAAAAATATCTTTATATGGTTTGATTGATGAAGAAGCATGTATGTGGTTGAATTTGCATTAAGGAGGATCTAGCAATTAGATTTAGAGATCTCAAGGTATAGTGAGTTTGAAATTAGTTATGAGTCAAAAAAGGCCAAAGAAAAAACTATACCTTAAAATAGTGGTTAGAAGCTAGTTTGAtagtattaataaaaaaattaggtagaattttcattttttttaatcaattgacaAAGTAGtactaataattatttgaaaagtCACACACAAATCATCAATACCATGTTTTAAACTCTAGTAAAGACGTCTCATTTCATTCTTCCATGGGAGGGGTTCCATGGGAGGTGTGGTTTTTGGATCATTTTGAGTTTGTAACCACCCctcaacaaagtttttttttctattttttatttaaatgagtAGTTAtccaagtaaaaaaaaaaaattggttgtaAATATTTATGGTCTTGTTCGGTGTATGTTGGTTTTTCTGCCTTAGAATAATGTTCATAAGTTATTGATATATTCACTTCAATTTATTACAGATCTAATGAAGATTCGAGCATCAATATTGCAATTCGAAAgtattaatatttcaattattattttattatattttagacACTTTCATATTGTCGTTGACTCGTTGTATGttattaaaattgtttaaaattaagaagaatttttcaaattaaaaatacaagTTAATCTAAATCCTTTAACaaacttttattaaaaaattatatgtatatataatgcTCCCTTTTAGTTCTtaacataagaaaaaaaatttaacttttaaatttatGGAATAATTAATATACTTAATCTATATAATAGATCAAATTTATTGATTATccaataattttaaaatacaaatttttagAAATACTAAATACTAAAATACAATTTGTCAATTGTTGAGAAAGAGACATCATTCAATTACTGCCTAGGTTAAATATATGGtttgagtttttttctttttctttcaattttttatctCTCATTCAATGTCGATTAGAAAAAAAACATTAACTATATTGTATTTTACCGGGTTCATGATATAATGTGTCAACTTTTGTGtgttaaaataatatttctttcttttttttttataaaaagactttttttctataaaaagacACAACTTTTAAATCTTGttcaataaaaaacaatttttaatttgAGAAAATTAACACTTCTCTTGAAGTGGATTATGTACGCCTTTATTCATTGACTGCAATCTTAtctcacattttttttatatatatcctaGTCTTTAATTTaagaagaaattattttttttaatttattaaagaattaatgtatttagattatatataGTCAAGATATATTAATTCTTcgataaatctaaaaaaaaaattatatagaagagtatataattttaatatttcaaaatacaTATCTGTAACTAGTAGTATTGATATTGATACAATTATGTCTCTATTTTTTGAGCATTTAACAAATTTTCAATCTTGGAATATTGTATGGTTGAATTTCAATGGTAcaaaagtctttaaatatgttgtCAATTTTAGGTGGCGTAAACGTCCAAGTTGCTAGTAATCAGAGaaaattttgtttgtttatttccgTGTTACTATTTTAGAATTATAGATtagatattattatttttgatttgTCATTTAGTCTTATTCTTAGTAATTATTTGCCGTTTAGTTAAATCACTGAATTATATGGGGCCATTTGATTTGAATAATAGTATgacaaagatttaaaaaaaaaaaaaaagagaaaaaagaagaagaatgaaataCTAGATCAAGTGAATACCATGTGCAATGATTAAGAAAGGTGAGGACTCCAGCATAATATTGGGTGTGTACCCACTTGAGTTGGATCAGTTATAGTTATAGCCATGTGTATTGAATTTATCTATTTTGCTAACACGTGTATTTACAGCAATAACTAAAGaatcaaatataaaattattGTAAAGAGACTTTTATAATCAATTTTCTtatgaataaaatatattattctcaatagATGAATTTGAAAAGTAATATATTAAACTAGTTgaatttttgttggattttgaattGATGGATTAATTGGTCGACTTATTAGAGATTGATTTATAAATAAGATTGTAATTCAAGAAGCTACAAATTCAAAAGTTAAATAAGACTaagaatgattaaaaaaaatagtgcTTGTATAATTAATTTTGAGTAACATACTTTAATTACAATGACTTAGATAATTAAAATCTTTGGGCAGTTGTTTGTGTTAGTAAAAAATCAGCGCATGTTCTTTACAAAGATTATAACATATAATCACTTTAGTGCGAAAGCTATAAAATGCATATATGAACACGAACATGAATATAGGATCATTTATCATGTTGATATATTGAAGATTAATGAAGAGTAAGGAATCAAGGAATACCTAGATTCATTGTAGAATTACTCGTTGGCTATAGCTCTTCCTCAACCAGTACTCCTCACGTCTCAGTACTCTTTAGATGGGGAGAAGAGTGAATATGCTTTTCGTACTGATATATTGGGGATCATAGTCCATTATATAGGTGATGGCCCATTAGGGTTTCCATTATCCCGAAATGGGCCATCAGACATCCATCCAATTTGGCCCatatcaattaattaataaataattaattatataaatagaaaACTAATTAGCCTTATTACATAATTTTGACCACTAAATCAATTAAGGCTTCATATTGATAAATAGCTAATATaatcaatttaaatatatatgcccacataatattattgaaatattttatttaattaaatattctaacaatctcccacttggGCAATATATCTTAATGATTATATCATTATTCTTTAGGCGCGCATCCGAATGCTATTTATCCTTAGATTTCTCCTTTACAATCTAGTTCACCTCATACATCAATATGGGACCACCGCGGCTATCGTCACTAACTAAGACGTGAAGGAACCCCGATGACCACCAAATCAATGCATTTGATAAAATAGATCGATATGGATGAGTGGCATGGAAATTTCATGCAATGTGATctctttatcatatttatttcCAACTGGTCCAACTAAAGTCTTTAGTGAGATCAAAACTAAAGTTCCTTAAGtgcaatttaaaacaaaatatttgcaCATAACCAAAATATAATGTTATAACAATAAAGATTAATAAACTTTATTTCTGCAGAATTTCAAATATAACATAGATTGTACcggaaaaaaaaaaactgaaaccaAAGTATAGAACATATAACAAAAAAGGAAGTAAGACTCCCACTAGTCCAAGGCAATATCAAAACCAAGACCCATGTGAGCAACATGCCCATGAAAAGACTTAGGCATTAAGCCTTTGGTTAGTGGGTCAGCTAGCATTAAGTCTGTCCCTATATGTTCTATCAAAATCTGTTTCTCCTGGACTCTTTCTTTCACAACAAGATACTTGATAtcaataaattttgattttgtagcACTCATGTTGCTATTTGAGTAGAGTACAGCCGCACTATTGTCACAATAAATCTTCAAAGACCTCTGGATGCTCCCAATGACGCGTAGGCCCGTGACAAAGTTTCGCAGCCAAGTTGCATTATTTGATGCCTCAAAGCAAGCCACAAACTCCGCTGCCATGGTGGAAGGAGCCACTAAAGTCTGTTTTGCAGACTTCCAGGAGACGGCTCCTCCAGCCATGAGGAAGATATAACCAGACGTGGACCGTTTGCTGTCCGGGTATCCTACAAAATCAGAGTCAGAATATCCAATGATCTCCAAGTTATCTGACTTCTGATAAGTGAGCATAAAAGCTCTAGTTCTATTCAAGTAGCGTAAAACACGCTTTACTGTCGTCCAGTGCTGCATACCAGGGTTGCTCAAATATCTGCCAAGATCTCCTACAATGAAAGCTAAATCGGGACGAGTACAAACCTGAGCATACATGGACTCCCTACAGCTGAAGCGTAAGGAATCTTATCCATCTCTTTCTTTTCAAGATCCGTAATGGGGCACTGTTTGAGACTAAATTTGTCTCCTCTAGCAACAAGTGTGTCTCCTGGTTTACTATCTTTCATGGAGAATCTATCCAAAACTGTATCAATATAGCTCCTTTGTGATAATCCTAAGATACTTCGAGAGCGGTCTCTAAGTATTTGGATTCCTAAGACAAAGGAGGCGTccccaagatctttcatctcaaAATTTGTTGTGAGAAATCTCTTGGTTTCGTGCAATAAGTCTATATTGTTGCTTGCCAAAaggatatcatctacatataataCCAAGAAAATAAATTTACTCCCACTGAACTTATGGTATGCACAATCATCAACTGGATTAGCCTCAAAACCACAAGAGGATACTACTTGATGAAATTTGAAATAACATTGACGAGAAGCCTATTTAAGGCCATAGATGGATTTCTTAAGTTTGCAAACCATAGAATTTGGATCTCCCGACACAAAATTTTCTGGTTGCACCATATATATTGTTTCTTCAATGTTTCCATTTAGAAACGTagttttaacatccatctgatgcaGCTCCAAATCAAAATGAGCCACTAACACCATTATGATTCTAAAAGAGTCTTTCGATGAAACTGGAGAGAAAGTCTCTTTATAATCAATGCCTTCCTTTTGAGTAAAACCTTTAGTGACAAGACGAGCTTTATATCTCTCAACATTACCCTTTGAATCCCTATTGGTTTTAAATATCCATTTACAACCAATGGGTTTCTTTCCTTCAAGTAATtcaacaagatcccaaacatcaatGTCACCCATCGATTTCATCTCATCCTTCATGGCATCAATCCACTTGAGAGAATTAGGACTCTGCATAGCTTGGCGAAAGTTGATAGGATCTTCTTCAGTCAAGCCAATGCCATCCTCATGTTCCTGAAGAAATACAACATAATCATCTGGAATTGCACTTCTCCTCTCTCTAATGGATCTTCTTAATAATGGCTACTCTTGAGGTTGTTGAGTTTGAACTATGGGTGGTGCTTGAGGAAGAAACTCAGTGTTGTCTTATTCTTGAGGGATGTTAGGAATAGCATCTTGATTTGTTTCTGGATCCATTACTGTAGAATGATAGGTATAAAGACTTGTTCATGCCCAGTAACAGTTTCTTCATCAAAAACAACACTCCTTATGcttccttcccctccaaactctacATCCTAAAGGAATCTTCCATTTCCCGTCTCAAAAATTGTTCTAGTGATGGGGTTGTAAAATTTGTACCCGCGAGAGTAATCAGCGTACCCAACAAAGTAGCAACTAACAGTCTTTGCATCCAACTTACCTTCATGAGGCCTATAAGGTCTCGCTTCAGACGGACATCCCCAAATGTGTAAGTGCCTAATGTTGGGCTTTTTCCCAGTCCATAACTCATAAGGGGTTTTAGCTACTACTTTACTAGGTACTCTATTAAGAATATAAACTGCAGTTTTTAATGCCTCTCCCCAAAGTGACTCTGGTAGGGAAGAATGACTAatcatacttctcaccatatccTTAAGAGTCTGATTTCGTCGTTCCGCAACTCCATTCATGTTGGGTTTCCTCGACATTGTATATTGCGGAACAATTCCACATTCCTTGAGGAAAAGTGCGAAGGGCCCAGGACGTTGTTCCCCTGATCCATCATATCGACCATAGTATTCACCACCACGATCTATTTGACGGCCTTGATTTTCTTTCCAAGCTTAAGTTCAACTTCAGCTTTGAAAGACATGAACATGTCTAGGGACTGAGATTGCTCatgaattaaatacaaatagccATATCTAGAGTAGTCGTCTATGAACGTAATAAAATACTTTTGTCCATTCCATGAACCCGTAGGGAAAGGACCACATATATCTGTATGAATTAGTTCTAAGACGTCTTTAGCTCTATCAGCATCAAAAtttcttttgtttgtttgtttacccTTAATGCATTGTATGCAAACTTGAAAATTTGTCAAATCTAAGGGTCCAAGAATACCCTCTGACACAAGCCTTTGAATTCTCTGTTTAGAGATATGTCCTAATCGCTTATGCCATAAAGTGGCAGAACTTTCATTTAATTTTCGTTTTGTACCATGTGACTCTATTTGCATTATTTTGTTATAAGGACGTTCAATTTCAAGCATATAAAGATTATCGTTTAAATACCTGCAACCAATAACACTTGTATCAAACGAGAGActaaatttattatttctaaacgaACAAGCATAACCAGATTTgtccaaaacaaaaatagaaattaaattccgCCTAATAGACGGTGCAACATAagtctcaaccaaatccaaatgaAAACCGGTCTTTAACAATAATCTAAAAGTCCCTATAACCTCTACTGCAACTTTATTGCCATCGCCCACATAGATGAATCTTTCGGCATCACTTGGCGGACGGCTCCACAGGCAACCCTGCATGGACATACTATTGTGAGTAGTAGCACCAGAATCTACCCATCAAGTATCCTTAGGtacaaaaactaaattaatttcagAACAAACAAAAGTGAGAAAATTACCCTTCTTTACACGCCATGCAGCGTACTTGGAGCAATCCTTCTTCATGTGTCCAGCTTTCTAGCAAAAGAAGCAAGTGGACTCCTTAGGTTGTTCCTTTGCCTTCTTGTTTTGAGAAGTATTCCATGCAGTTCTTTTCCTTTTGAATTGAGAGCTAGTAGCCAAATGATGAGCACTTTCAATCTTATCTTTCTTCAGCCTATCTTCCTCATGTACACAATGAGATATCAGCTCATTAAGGGACCATTTGTCCTTCTGAGTGTTGTAGCTCACTTTGAATTGCCCAAAGTGTGCAGGAAGAGATATCAAAACTAAGTGCACAATTAAGTCCTCAGGAAGTTCTAACTTCAATGCCTTAAGTTTTGAAGCAAGATGAGACATTTCCATGATATACTCTCGTATGTTCCCTTTACCTCTGTAACTCATTGAAATCAGTTTCGACAAAGTAGTGCTTGTCTCAACCTTGTCATTTTTAGCAAAAAAATGTTCGATGGTTTCAAGGAACTTCTTAGCGCTCTCACTTTCAGTAATTGAGCCCCTAATAACTTCAGGTATGGATATTTTGATCATCATGAGGCACATTCGGTTGGATCGGTCCCACTTTtcaatttttgcttcattttgatTCTCATCAGTGGCGATCGGGCGTTCTTCCCTCAAGGATAAATCCAAGTCCATGCATCCAAGAACAATCTCAACGAATTCTTTCCAAGACTTGAAGTTCATCCCATTCAGCATAGGGATGGAGTTAATTTGAGCAACAAAGTTGGGAGCGGTAGCAGCAACAACTAAATGAGAGAACAATAAACATACAATAACATTAGTAGGCATGTCAAAAATAACCGTAGAGACATGCACAATAATCTTTATATGAAAATTAAACAAGACCTTAACAAGATACCAAACGCACAATTAATTTTCAATCTTCGGATTGTAAAAAATTAATTGCAAACGGTACTCTCAACGTAACGATCAAATAAATTTATCACAtggaaaataaatttataattatcacatatttacCATCACAAGTATAAAATTACACGGCCAAGTTGTGCCATGCTTCGGGCCGACTACAACTCGCATGAGTAATTACACACTGCATCTTTTGTAAACtcaattgaattaatattatGCAATAGAGGTTACTTCGGCAACATATTGTTTAAACTAACTCAATAAAATTTActagataaattaataaattaaatgggAAGGTCTTAAAATTTTTCATGAGCAGCACTTGCAAAATGCAATGCCAATTGtatgtttatattatattattacctAACGATTGTGTTTATGTCATGTACATACTAATATAACAAaacaatattattaaataaaataaaaacttttatacataattataatataaagaaattcatataataaaacatataataaaaaagtaactatataataaaaaaagtaacGTATTGAACAATGAATTCAAATAAATTCTCACAAATTTAATTATagcattattatattttaatgaatCGATGCGTtacttttaaattaatttgtgagaagatgaaaaaaatataatGTCACCAATTAGTATTAATGACATAGTATTAATGACATGGTATTAATGATATGTATTTCTTCTTAATTAATTAACAGTATATTTTAACGTACTGAATGatgagaaaatgaaaagaaaaaaaaattcattccAATCAAAATAGCGTATTGTTAATTAACTCACGGAGACAATAtagaataaaaaaaaggaaaactttatttttcctTAATTTAATAAAAGATGTATAATAACAACATATTAAGCTTGGAAAGCTCTGATTATAATATcataaaggaaaaagaagaagataaaagcTAACAAATAGGACCATCAAACACAATTAACCTAATCTCCATAATATAATTAATTCCGATAAATCAATTATGATagtggctctgataccaattgttagtAAAAAATCACCTAAGCATGTTCTTTACAAAGATTATAACATATAATCACTTTAGTGCGAAAGCTATAAAATGCATATATGAACACGAACATGAATATAGGATCATTTATCATGTTGATCTATTAAAGATTAATGAAGAGTAAGGAATCAAGGAATATCTGGATCCATTATAGAATTACTCGTTGGCTATAGCTCTTCCTCAACCAGTACTCCTCACGCCTCAATACTCTTCAGATGGGGAGAAGAGTGAATATGCTTTTCGTACTGATATATTGGGGATCATAGCCCATTATATAGGTGATGGCCCATTAGGATTCCCATTATCCCGAAATGGGCCATCAAACATCCATCCAATTTGGCCCatatcaattaattaataaataattaattatataaatagaaaattaatTAGCCTTATTACATAATTTTGACCACTAAATCAATTAAGGCTTCATATTGATAAATAGCTAATATaatcaatttaaatatatatgcccacataatattattgaaatattttatttaataaaatattctaacagTTTGTACTTGTGGGCATGTACAATAGAAGAAATAGTGCTAGATCTTACTCGAAATATTTGAGGGAATGAGAGGTATTCACGAAAATATTATAATtgaaatcataaattttaaatacaattttatcaaattttaaaatagagaaaATGTACTATGTATCaatagtgtaaaaaaaatttatactgtTAATCAATGACAATCATGTATCCTGTCAAATCAGActgaatttttaattaattatataacatGACagattgatatatttttattggatgacaatgTAAAAAATTTAACATTGAGAGTGCATCTCCATTAAACCCTTCAAAATAActtctttaaaaatatattataatataagcTTAAATGTACTtctggtccctgtaagttagcgagttttttattttcgtctctattaagttttttttttgtttgagtccctatatcttactttttgcttgaggtttagtccctaacgTCAAAATTCGCAGGAAAGTCCACAGGTTTCCTGTGGATTttaattttagggactaaaatgaaCGCAAAAGTGAAATAGGGACTCAGACCATAAAAAAAACTTACAGAGACGAAAATATAAAACTCGCTAATTTGcaaggaccaaaagtgcatttaagtctataaaatataatatgagatattcaactttaaattaaaatactgtttttttgattattaaaaattataaaaaaatggtGCAAAGATAATATCTAAGACATTCAAACTAAATTGACACCCAAAGATACATCTAAGAAGCACCCTaatgaaatatattaataaatatgaaataacaaGGAAACAAATGAATCTTGGAGAGATTAGACCAAAATCCAAGAATTTTTCTATCAAATTTATCGGTGTTAGTGTGTGAGACACTTTTAATGAGGAGAGAATAAAGAGAATaaggaaataaggattatattattaaattgaatAGTACATATAATGATATagactatgactatttatatacaactctAATTGAGTTTGAGCTTACACAActtagattatatttgatattatatcaaTACTATATCAatcccaataatatctcaacataccccctataatccaagttgtcgaaCAACTCTAAAAAAAGTCAAtctgaactattcctaatttctttctcaaatttaggaatttgtcgatcttcaatcctttgaTGAAAATGTTGGTCAACTGTGTTTCACTCGAGCAATGCCTAATTTCAAGTTCACCTCGATTTACCTTTTCCCGCAGGAAGTGAAATCTAGCTTCGatatgcttactccttccatgcagAACTGTATTCTTCGCCAGATTTATGGGTGACTTGTTGTCGATTTGCAACACAAGAGGTTTCTTCACTTCGACCTCCATTTCTTCAAGTACTGGTCTGATCCAATTTGCTTGACATGCATCATAGGATCCTActatatattcagcttcacatgatgataatgccaccacaggttgtttcttcgaacaccatgaaattggggcaccaaatacttgaaagaaatatccAGTTGTGCAtcttcgatcttccttatctccacaccaatcagcatCTGAAAAGCAAGTAACTATTGCTTCTTTGCCTTCAGATTCTCGTCAAAATAAAATTCCATAGTTTATCGATCCATTTAGGTATCTTAGAATTCTTCTTTCATCTTTCATGTGTGACACtcttggttcactcatgtatctGCTCACTAATCCGACTGCGAAACCTATATTAAGTTGACTGTTGCACACATATCTGAGAGATCCAATAATTTTCTTGAACAAAGTtacatcgactttgtctttctgTCCATGCTTCTTCAACTTCAAGTTTGTTTCGATAGGTGAGGATGCAGGATTTGAATCACCCATTCTGAATCTCTCGAGTATCTCTTTGATATACTTCCTTTGATGCAACACCATACCTTgctttgaaatttaaaatttcatgcctaggaaataagacaattttcccAGATCCGACATTTCAAGTTTCTTCATCATCAgctctttgaacttcgacaagGTCTCTAAGTTATTTCCAGTTACCAGTAAGTCATCGATATATAAGCAGATGATTGTTATATGTTGTGCCACAACCTGAACACACAC encodes:
- the LOC131643430 gene encoding cysteine-rich receptor-like protein kinase 10; amino-acid sequence: MITKILAKNLTLQILLLTTLTLTITKTSASVFNNVTCTNTKTFSPNTTFHSNLKTLLSSLSSNVINDVRFFNTTSGNGSDKVYGLYMCRGDVPFALCRECVGFATLKIPSSCPSSKEAVIWYNECLLRYSYRFIFSKMETWPRYKIEIPMGDPGLLHSRGFYAGLRSVLNELPKEAAVSLSGFNKYAVKQENASDSVTLYGLAQCTPDLSTGDCRRCVGDAVDEFPKTCCGGSIGETVLFPSCFVRYETYPFYQHSGTSASISTSVNGGRNIPTHVTAIIAILVVILVAISCIGCCLLWIKSKKRRKASKPSDRENLVLEFNNSESLEFDFATIEIATDMFSDDSKIGRGGYGQVFKGILSSGQEIAVKRLSKTSGQGAEEFKNEVMLIAKLQHRNLVRLIGFCLEEQEKILIYEYVPNKSLDHFLFDSKKQKPLTWPERFSIIKGIARGILYLHEDSRLKIIHRDIKPSNVLLDNNMIPKISDFGMARMVDIEQIQGHTNRVVGTYGYMSPEYAMHGQFSVKSDVFSFGVMVLEIISGKKNSCTFESCRIDDLLSYAWNQWKGESPFEMLDPIMQESYAPNEVEKCVQIGLLCVQENPDDRPTMGTIVSYLNNVSIEMPFPMEPAFFMHGRTRRNSADQSYSGHSTNHSFSSSVRPR
- the LOC131648418 gene encoding uncharacterized protein LOC131648418: MPTNVIVCLLFSHLVVAATAPNFVAQINSIPMLNGMNFKSWKEFVEIVLGCMDLDLSLREERPIATDENQNEAKIEKWDRSNRMCLMMIKISIPEVIRGSITESESAKKFLETIEHFFAKNDKVETSTTLSKLISMSYRGKGNIREYIMEMSHLASKLKALKLELPEDLIVHLVLISLPAHFGQFKVSYNTQKDKWSLNELISHCVHEEDRLKKDKIESAHHLATSSQFKRKRTAWNTSQNKKAKEQPKESTCFFC